TGATTAAGGTTTTTGCTGCATCAGTTaatacaaagaataaaattgaattgattattgtagaataatatttcaagctCAATATGATGAGCCAGTAacataaagaatatattattaagagtacattaaaaaattggcATCAAAAAggaatcaaatataaaataaaaaataagtcaTTGTTATAGTATTCAGGCCATACATTACATTCACAATTATATCTTCGGAAAAGATTTATCATCGCATTTCACTTCAGAACAATTAATCGTACATACctcgatgaaaaagaaaattgtacaaattcaGACTTTTTGATCACAACAAAGTTTCTTAATAAACGCAATGGCAATTAATATGGCCGCTAGTGATATATAGTTCTCGATAAATCGAAACCAGAGATTCTATACTACTTCTCCATCTTCAATcttcagttttatttattctacgattggacgaagaaaaattggcGCGTAAAAacctataaaatatattgttttaatataaaacctttacttttatataatttattaatgtgaatactataatttaaaaagtacaaTTTATCTCTTTCGATAACTCGTAACTTCATTCTAacctttttaaatttcatacgatGGAAACTGTAAAAGCtaggtaatttaaaattttatttattattattatgttttcataatattttatacatgtataaatgtaataaaatattaaattaatcttttgcCTGatgtattttgatttttatttctatagcTATTCAAGAACAATGGAAGAAGTACAAGAAAGCTTAAAATTAGCTGTTATTAATGAGTCTGATCTACTAAATGTaacacaaattttatattctgcaAAAGAACATAATATGCAAGAACACATCAAACTATTAGAActtgatgaaaatttaatagaaacagTAAACACTGGGGACAGGTATACaatcatttaaatttgcatgtattttactaataatttatGCAACATTCTAGTTTAACGTTCCAGGGTACTGAAGAAGATTCTGTGGTATTATGCACAAAAGATCGAACATATGATATTAGTGAGGCAGAAACATCTAATTCTTATTTGTTAGTACCAAGATTAAATTTATCTCAGAAGACAAATGTGGATACAAACCGAACAATAAAAGCTTACAATATTTGTGGTATTTTTCATACATACTATGAGGTATGTAAGGTTGATATAAATCGATACAGTaagaaagtataaatttttctatctgtgaatatatgtataaaatatcaaaggtAAAGGAGTGTAGACctaaattggaaaaattacttaatattCTTGAGCCCACATCTTTTAAAGGAATAGAGTATGAATCATCGATATCTCACGAACTTTTATATGATTGGCATAgattaaaaaacgaaatacaAGCCAGTGAAGCTGAACTAATCCAagctttaaataattatttaataaccaATATTGATggtagtatattttttacaaaaattattaattatcacaTACTTGAA
This genomic window from Bombus pyrosoma isolate SC7728 linkage group LG4, ASM1482585v1, whole genome shotgun sequence contains:
- the LOC122566669 gene encoding sister chromatid cohesion protein DCC1 isoform X2, translated to METVKASYSRTMEEVQESLKLAVINESDLLNVTQILYSAKEHNMQEHIKLLELDENLIETVNTGDSLTFQGTEEDSVVLCTKDRTYDISEAETSNSYLLVPRLNLSQKTNVDTNRTIKAYNICGIFHTYYEVKECRPKLEKLLNILEPTSFKGIEYESSISHELLYDWHRLKNEIQASEAELIQALNNYLITNIDGYFRLISFEFEVRSLTLMLDLFEENSWEIDEVDKEITYEFLKEFIYKPVFNTLFTKYTEISEKLRKDGTPLYKYNEEKCCKTLAKVLFVASPVTEYKQFMKSWNIGTPEKIEPKEEYLYGIALIKWNNLMEKEIISFPETDLPIDIDERFNKLFKAKKKWTVQEITPYIT